In Gopherus flavomarginatus isolate rGopFla2 chromosome 1, rGopFla2.mat.asm, whole genome shotgun sequence, a single genomic region encodes these proteins:
- the LOC127043040 gene encoding uncharacterized protein LOC127043040 isoform X2: MNRECVFWILSYSLLCFFPGAVPHTTLCHAVSGDTVILPCAIKTSEKLNISNYYIYWQIHTSVVVHLFYNGKDLLTEQSRRYHNRTRLFLDQLEHAPDNQLMEINVSPTGQNQHLPNCPGDANALDILVLWSHFLMVLVVWIL; this comes from the exons ATGAACAG GGAATGTGTCTTCTGGATACTCTCCTACTCACTGCTGTGCTTTTTCCCTGGTG ctgTTCCCCACACAACTTTGTGCCACGCAGTCAGCGGAGACACCGTTATTTTGCCCTGTGCCATTAAGACTTCTGAAAAGCTGAACATTTCCAATTATTATATATACTGGCAGATACATACGTCAGTGGTAGTGCATTTGTTTTACAATGGGAAGGACTTGTTGACAGAGCAGTCCAGAAGATACCACAACAGAACCAGGCTCTTTTTGGATCAGCTGGAGCATG ctcCAGATAATCAATTGATGGAAATAAATGTTTCCCCTACTG GGCAAAATCAGCATTTACCAAATTGTCCTGGGGATGCAAAcgctctggatattcttgtacTCTGGTCCCACTTCCTGATGGTATTGGTGGTTTGGATCTTGTAA
- the LOC127043040 gene encoding CD276 antigen homolog isoform X1, with protein MNRECVFWILSYSLLCFFPGAVPHTTLCHAVSGDTVILPCAIKTSEKLNISNYYIYWQIHTSVVVHLFYNGKDLLTEQSRRYHNRTRLFLDQLEHGNFSLMLSGVEPADEDVYTCIFRNKVSKTMDTREVKLNVSSPDNQLMEINVSPTGQNQHLPNCPGDANALDILVLWSHFLMVLVVWIL; from the exons ATGAACAG GGAATGTGTCTTCTGGATACTCTCCTACTCACTGCTGTGCTTTTTCCCTGGTG ctgTTCCCCACACAACTTTGTGCCACGCAGTCAGCGGAGACACCGTTATTTTGCCCTGTGCCATTAAGACTTCTGAAAAGCTGAACATTTCCAATTATTATATATACTGGCAGATACATACGTCAGTGGTAGTGCATTTGTTTTACAATGGGAAGGACTTGTTGACAGAGCAGTCCAGAAGATACCACAACAGAACCAGGCTCTTTTTGGATCAGCTGGAGCATGGTAACTTTTCTCTAATGCTCTCTGGAGTTGAGCCTGCTGATGAAGATGTGTATACCTGCATCTTTAGAAACAAAGTGAGCAAAACTATGGACACACGTGAAGTTAAACTCAACGTCTCAT ctcCAGATAATCAATTGATGGAAATAAATGTTTCCCCTACTG GGCAAAATCAGCATTTACCAAATTGTCCTGGGGATGCAAAcgctctggatattcttgtacTCTGGTCCCACTTCCTGATGGTATTGGTGGTTTGGATCTTGTAA